CATCCCGTGAGGTGGAACATGCGTGAAGTTCTGACAATCGCCTCGGTCCTGGGGCTGGCCGGCGTTGTCTCTTCGTTCCTCTTATTCTTCATTCTGGAAGAGATGCAGTTTTCAAGGGGACTTATGCAGGCCATTCTGTTCCTCAAGCTCGATATTGCCGGGCATTCCACAATCTATGTAGCCCGTACTGGCGAGCGGCATTTCTGGGAGCGACCCTTTCCGTCACTGAAACTGTTTATCCCTGCAATGTCCACGCGTATTGTTGGAACTTTGATTGCCTGTTACGGAATCTTTATGGAGCCAGTGGGCTGGAAGATGACAGGTTACATCTATCTATATGCAACAGTCTGGTTTGTCTTCAACGATTTTCTGAAAGTTGCTGTGTACCGAATGCTGAATCGTACTAAATGGCTGCTGGGCCGCGAGCACGTTCATGAGATAATAAAATGAGCATGATATGGCTCGTATTTTAAAATGAAGACGAACTGAAAGAACTACAAAATGAGCCGCTAGGGACTGCACGTCCACATGCGCAAAACTAACTTCGTTCGGATTGCAGAATGACGAAGGAGCCACCTATGAAACTATCTAACGCACGCATCCTTACGATCAATGGCGGCTCGTCGAGTATCAAGTTTGCGTTGTTCGAGCCTGGTCACTCGCTCCAACGCATTCTGGAGGGAGGAATTGATCGGATTGGACTAGCGGATGCCGCTCTGCGTGTGAAAGTCTCGAATCAGGCGGACTCCATTTCGCAGCCATTATCGGCACCAGATCACACAGCGGCGGTGGGTACTCTGATGGATTGGATTGAGGAATACTGCGGACGTGATGTTTTGACCGCGATAGGGCATCGTGTGGTGCATGGCGGGCCGAAGTTTAGCAACCCGCAGCGAATCACTGCGGAAGTGATTGAAGAGTTGCACCGGCTGAGTCCATTCGCTCCGAATCATCTTCCGGAGGAGATCTTGTTGATCGAGGCGTTTCATCGCCGATTTCCCGACTTGCCTCAAGTGGCATGTTTCGATACGGCTTTTCACCATGATCTGCCACGTGTGGCCCGGTTATTGCCGATCCCGCGCCGCTATGAAGCACAGGGAGTGCGGCGGTACGGGTTTCATGGGTTGTCATATGCGTTTCTCATGGAGGAGTTGGCCCGCCTGGTCGGATCGAAAGCGGCACAAGACCGGGTCATCCTTGCTCACCTCGGCAATGGAGCCAGTTTGGCGGCGGTGCATCGCGGCAAACCCGTGGACACGAGCATGAGTTTCACTCCGACTGCAGGCGTGCCGATGAGTACTCGTTCCGGTGACATCGATCCCGGACTTGCTTGGTATCTAGCACGCACTGAGAGTCTCGATGCAAAGCAATTCAACGAGATGGTCAATTTTAAGTCCGGTTTGCTCGGCGTGTCGGAAACCAGTTCCGACATACGTGACTTGCTCGAACTTGAAACGCAGGACGTGCGTGCGGCTGAGGCGGTCGCGCTATTTTGCTACCATGTCAAGAAATGGATCGGCGCATTTGCGGCAGCCTTGGGGGGATTGGACACATTGGTATTTGCTGGGGGAATCGGCGAAAATTCGCCACTGATCCGAAAGCGGATCTGCGACGGACTCGGTTTTCTCGGCATCGAATTAGATGACACGTACAACGCGGAAAATGTATCGCTGATTTCATCGAACGTAAACCGTGTCGCAGTGCGAGTCATTCGCACGAATGAAGAGCAGATGATCGGTGAGACGGTTTGCCGCGTTCTTGGTCTTAGTTAAAAAAAGGAGAATGGAACGATGAAGACAAAGACGCTTTCTCCAGAATTGCTTCACAACATGGATGCCTACTGGCGTGCCGCAAACTATTTGTCAGTGGGGCAGATTTATCTATATGACAATCCACTATTGAAACGGCCGCTGACACTGGCGGATGTAAAACACATGCTGCTGGGACATTGGGGAACGACCCCCGGGCAGAATTTCATTTACGTGCATCTGAACCGGGTCATCAAGCAATATGACCTCAACATGATTTACGTGTCCGGTCCCGGACATGGTGGGCCGGCCGTCGTGGGCAACACTTATCTTGAAGGCACTTATAGCGAAATCTATCCCGAGATCAGCCAGGATGAAGCCGGGTTGCAGAAGCTCTTTCTCCAGTTTTCGTTTCCCGGAGGAATTCCCAGCCACGCATCACCGGAGTGCCCGGGATCGATCCACGAGGGCGGGGAACTGGGCTATTCGCTTAGCCATTCGTTCGGCGCGGTGTTCGATAATCCCGATCTTATCGTCGCCTGTGTTATTGGCGATGGTGAGGCGGAAACCGGACCTCTGGCCACGGCATGGCATTCCAACAAGTTTCTCGATCCAGCCACCGATGGTGCGGTGCTACCAATTCTACATCTGAACGGTTACAAGATCGCCAACCCAAGTGTCCTTGCCCGCATTGAGCACGAGGAATTAGAACAGTTGCTTTGGGGGTATGGTTGGACGCCTTACTTCGTTGAGGGACACGAGCCTGAGTTGATGCATGAAGCCATGGCTGGAGCGCTTGACATAGCAGTGGAGCAGATCAAAAAAAATCAGCAGGACACCCGTATCCACGGCAATTTGGCGCGTCCCCGTTGGCCGATGATTGTTCTCAAATCACCAAAGGGTTGGACAGGGCCAAAGATAGTTGATGGCCTTCAGGTTGAAGGCACCTTCCGTGCGCATCAGGTGCCTCTCTCCGACCCTGCTACTCATCCCGAGCATCTGAAGCTGTTGGAAGACTGGCTGAAGAGTTATCGACCGGAAGAACTCTTCGATCAGCAGGGCCGCTTGAAACCGGAACTGGCGGAACTGGCTCCCTGTGGCGAACGACGTATGGGCGCAAATCCCCACGCCAACGGTGGCTTGCTGCTGCGCGACTTACAGATGCCGGATTTCCGCGATTACGCGACCGATGTGCCCACGCCAGGGGTCCTTGGCATTGGTGATACGCATGTGCTCGGACCTTTTGTGCGCGATGTGGTGAAACTAAACAGCAAACAGCGAAACTTCCGGGTCTTCGGTCCTGACGAGACGCTCTCCAATCGCTTGGAAGCTCTCTTTGAAGTAACCCAACGCCAATGGGACGCCGCCACTGAGCCAAACGACGAATTTCTCGCACCCACTGGGCGCGTGATGGAAATGCTCAGCGAACACCAATGCGAGGGCTGGCTCGAGGGCTACCTGCTCACTGGACGACATGGTCTCTTCAACTGCTACGAGGCGTTCATCCACATCATCGATTCGATGTTTAATCAGCACGCCAAGTGGCTGAAGGTCACGGCGGAGTTGCCGTGGCGGCAGAAAATCGCGTCGCTGAATTACCTGCTGGCCTCCCACGTCTGGCAGCAAATGCACAACGGTTTTACCCACCAGGATCCCGGCTTCATCGACCACGTCGTAAACAAGAAGGCCGAGGTCGTGCGGGTTTACTTTCCGCCGGATGCGAACTGCTTGCTGTCAGTGATGGACCACTGTCTGCGCAGTCGCCATTACGTCAATGTCGTCATCGCGGGCAAGTATCAAGCACCACAATGGCTGACGATGGACGCTGCTGTCAAACACTGCACCGAAGGCATCGGCATCTGGCAATGGGCTAGCAACGATCAGGCCGTTTCGCCCGATGTGGTCATGGCCTGCTGTGGTGACGTTCCCACGCTGGAGACACTTGCCGCCGTCTCCCTGATGCGCGAACATCTGCCCGAACTGAAAATCCGGGTGGTTAATATTGTCGACCTGATGAAGCTGCAGCCGCCCACAGAGCATCCGCATGGGCTGAGCGACATGGATTTCGATGAACTTTTCACCACAGACAAGCCGGTGATCTTCGCCTTTCATGCCTATCCGTGGCTGATCCATCGGCTGACCTACCGCCGCACGAACCACGACAACATCCACGTCCGTGGCTATAAAGAAGAGGGGACCATCACAACGCCTTTCGATATGACGGTATTGAATGAGCTAGACCGCTTTCACCTTGTGATGGATACCATCGATCGTCTGCCGCAGACTGGCGACAAGGGCATCTTCTTGAAGCAGCAACTCAAGGACAAGCTCATTGAGCACAAGCAGTACATCAACAAGCACGGCCAAGACATGCCGGAGATTCGAAACTGGAATTGGAGTAACACCTTATGAAAACGCAAGAGCTTATAAATACGGCGAGAACACTGGTCGCCAACGACAAGGGCTTTCTGGCAATAGATGAAAGCACTCCTACCTGCAAAAAACGATTTGCCAAGTTGGGAATACCCCAGAACGAAGAAACCCGGTACATCTACCGGGAGATGATTGTGAGTACGCCTGGTCTCAGTGAGAGCATCAGTGGGGCGATTCTCTATGATGAGACAATCCGCCAGCAGAAGAGTGATGGTGGTTCCTTTGTGAAAGCCCTCACCGATGTGGGGATTATTCCTGGTATCAAGGTCGATACTGGTGCAAAAGCGATGGCCGGTCATCCCGGAGAGAAAATCACTGAAGGTCTTGATGGACTACGCGGTCGTCTTGCTGAATACGTCCAGATGGGAGCCCGTTTTGCCAAATGGCGCGCGGTGATTACGATTGGCGATAGTATCCCCAGCCGGGGTTGTATTGAGGCCAACGCGCAAGCGTTGGCGCGGTATGCCGCGTTGAGCCAGGAAGCCGGGTTGGTCCCCATTGTCGAACCGGAAGTACTTATGGATGGCGACCATACCCTTGAACATTGCTGCGAGGTTACCGAGGAAACGTTGCGAATGGTCTTCGACCAACTTTACAGGCAACGCGTGATGCTGGAAGGTATCATCCTGAAACCGAATATGGTGCTTCCGGGATTGACGTGCCCTCAGCAGAACTCGGTCGAAGAAGTAGCCGCTGTCACGGTGGCGTGTTTCTCACGTGCCGTCCCCGCTGCGGTTCCGGGAGTGGCATTCTTGTCCGGTGGTCAATCCAGCGAACTGGCTTCGGCGCGTTTGAATGCCATGAACATCAAATTCAAATCGCAAGTCCCCTGGGAACTGTCATTTTCGTTTGCCCGTGCAATTCAGCAACCGGCAATGGGAATCTGGGGAGGTGATTCTACTAACAATGTGGCGGCACAGGACGCTCTCTATCATCGCGCCAAATGCAACCGGGATGCACGCCGTGGAGAATACAATGCCGTGATAGATGGTACATGAGCATGATAGCAAGTATCCCTCATTTCACGCACGTTGCGGTATCGTTGAGCCAGAAAGAGTACACCACTATGAAACCAAGTGTCGACCTAACCAAGTCTCATGAATCGAAGTCCAATGTAAAGGACGATTTGAATTCCCTACCTTTTATGGAACTGGAGAAACAAATGGATGTGTCGCAGGACGGCCTCAGTCAAGCTGAGACGCAGCAGATCGTAAGCAACACCCTGAACGATTCTAGTCTAGGTTTCTGGCAGGCGAAAGAAAGACCATGAGCGATAGCAGTTATCCAACAAGTTTGTCCCCGTTCCCTCCGAATTACCGCGCTTCTGGCGTGCTGCTGCATGTCACATCGCTGCCCTCGCCGTACGGTATTGGTGATCTGGGGCCGCAGGCGCGGGCCTGGGTTGACCGTCTCCAAGAAGCAGGGCAAACTTGGTGGCAGATCTTGCCACTGGGCCCGACAGGGCATGGCAATTCACCGTATCAACCTCTGTCTTCTTTCGCCGGTAACTGGCTCCTGATCAGCCCAGATGACCTGATCGCGGACGGTCTGTTGCGGGCAAGCGATGTTGCCGGGCACTCCTTCTCAAAATCTACCGTTGACTACGATGCAATCATTTCGTTCAAATACCAGTTGCTCGAAACGGTGTGGACCAACTTCAACACCGTGGCCGGATGGGACCTGAAGCTCGCTTTTGAGCAGTTCTGTAATGAAGAGAAGCATTGGCTGGATGATTACGCTTTGTTCCAGGCACTGCAAGACTTGCATCACGGCGCGTGTTACCTCGAGTGGCCAACTGAACTGGTCCGACGGGATCCGACCGCCTTGTTTCAGGCTCGGCGAGATCTGGCGAACCAAATCGATCAGGTTCGCTTGGCACAGTTCCTCGTGTTCCGTCAAGCTAATTGTCTGAAGAAATATGCCCATACCAGGGGGGGGCGTTTGATCGGCGACCTCCCGTTTTTTGTTTCTCCCGATTCAAGCGACGTGTGGGCTCATCCGGAACTATTTCTGCTCGATGAATATTTACGGCCACGCTTCATTGCCGGTGTTCCTCCCGACTACTTCAGCGACCAAGGTCAACTCTGGGGCAACCCCGTTTATGACTGGGATGCGATACGTCAGACCGGTTACCGATGGTGCATCGACCGTGTGCGTGTGTTACTGGCTCATGTGGATCTGATTCGACTGGACCATTTTCGTGGTTTTGCCGCCGCCTGGCACATAGCGGCAGGGGCTTCGACGGCCTTATCGGGCCAATGGGTACCCGGGCCGGGTAGTGAGTTCTTTCATGCGGTCCAGCAAGACCTCGGCGGTCTACCATTCATTGCGGAGGATCTGGGGATCATCACGCCAGACGTGGGGATCTTCCGCGATCAGTACCACCTGCCTGGAACACGCGTCCTCCAGTTCGCCTTTGATGGCGAACCTGATAACCCGTACTTGCCTGACA
This window of the Gimesia fumaroli genome carries:
- a CDS encoding acetate/propionate family kinase; this translates as MKLSNARILTINGGSSSIKFALFEPGHSLQRILEGGIDRIGLADAALRVKVSNQADSISQPLSAPDHTAAVGTLMDWIEEYCGRDVLTAIGHRVVHGGPKFSNPQRITAEVIEELHRLSPFAPNHLPEEILLIEAFHRRFPDLPQVACFDTAFHHDLPRVARLLPIPRRYEAQGVRRYGFHGLSYAFLMEELARLVGSKAAQDRVILAHLGNGASLAAVHRGKPVDTSMSFTPTAGVPMSTRSGDIDPGLAWYLARTESLDAKQFNEMVNFKSGLLGVSETSSDIRDLLELETQDVRAAEAVALFCYHVKKWIGAFAAALGGLDTLVFAGGIGENSPLIRKRICDGLGFLGIELDDTYNAENVSLISSNVNRVAVRVIRTNEEQMIGETVCRVLGLS
- the malQ gene encoding 4-alpha-glucanotransferase, with translation MSDSSYPTSLSPFPPNYRASGVLLHVTSLPSPYGIGDLGPQARAWVDRLQEAGQTWWQILPLGPTGHGNSPYQPLSSFAGNWLLISPDDLIADGLLRASDVAGHSFSKSTVDYDAIISFKYQLLETVWTNFNTVAGWDLKLAFEQFCNEEKHWLDDYALFQALQDLHHGACYLEWPTELVRRDPTALFQARRDLANQIDQVRLAQFLVFRQANCLKKYAHTRGGRLIGDLPFFVSPDSSDVWAHPELFLLDEYLRPRFIAGVPPDYFSDQGQLWGNPVYDWDAIRQTGYRWCIDRVRVLLAHVDLIRLDHFRGFAAAWHIAAGASTALSGQWVPGPGSEFFHAVQQDLGGLPFIAEDLGIITPDVGIFRDQYHLPGTRVLQFAFDGEPDNPYLPDNYVSNTVVYTGTHDNNTTRGWYDTLSGDQRQNVCQYLQRPHVEGSEVTALLLHLAWSSVAALAVTPLQDLLNLGSDARMNVPGHSEGNWRWRCTTDMLSGPTFQWLRELTTITNRLPVFQSTPESPPNSEVI
- a CDS encoding class I fructose-bisphosphate aldolase, whose protein sequence is MKTQELINTARTLVANDKGFLAIDESTPTCKKRFAKLGIPQNEETRYIYREMIVSTPGLSESISGAILYDETIRQQKSDGGSFVKALTDVGIIPGIKVDTGAKAMAGHPGEKITEGLDGLRGRLAEYVQMGARFAKWRAVITIGDSIPSRGCIEANAQALARYAALSQEAGLVPIVEPEVLMDGDHTLEHCCEVTEETLRMVFDQLYRQRVMLEGIILKPNMVLPGLTCPQQNSVEEVAAVTVACFSRAVPAAVPGVAFLSGGQSSELASARLNAMNIKFKSQVPWELSFSFARAIQQPAMGIWGGDSTNNVAAQDALYHRAKCNRDARRGEYNAVIDGT
- a CDS encoding phosphoketolase family protein; its protein translation is MKTKTLSPELLHNMDAYWRAANYLSVGQIYLYDNPLLKRPLTLADVKHMLLGHWGTTPGQNFIYVHLNRVIKQYDLNMIYVSGPGHGGPAVVGNTYLEGTYSEIYPEISQDEAGLQKLFLQFSFPGGIPSHASPECPGSIHEGGELGYSLSHSFGAVFDNPDLIVACVIGDGEAETGPLATAWHSNKFLDPATDGAVLPILHLNGYKIANPSVLARIEHEELEQLLWGYGWTPYFVEGHEPELMHEAMAGALDIAVEQIKKNQQDTRIHGNLARPRWPMIVLKSPKGWTGPKIVDGLQVEGTFRAHQVPLSDPATHPEHLKLLEDWLKSYRPEELFDQQGRLKPELAELAPCGERRMGANPHANGGLLLRDLQMPDFRDYATDVPTPGVLGIGDTHVLGPFVRDVVKLNSKQRNFRVFGPDETLSNRLEALFEVTQRQWDAATEPNDEFLAPTGRVMEMLSEHQCEGWLEGYLLTGRHGLFNCYEAFIHIIDSMFNQHAKWLKVTAELPWRQKIASLNYLLASHVWQQMHNGFTHQDPGFIDHVVNKKAEVVRVYFPPDANCLLSVMDHCLRSRHYVNVVIAGKYQAPQWLTMDAAVKHCTEGIGIWQWASNDQAVSPDVVMACCGDVPTLETLAAVSLMREHLPELKIRVVNIVDLMKLQPPTEHPHGLSDMDFDELFTTDKPVIFAFHAYPWLIHRLTYRRTNHDNIHVRGYKEEGTITTPFDMTVLNELDRFHLVMDTIDRLPQTGDKGIFLKQQLKDKLIEHKQYINKHGQDMPEIRNWNWSNTL